From a region of the Paenibacillus sp. FSL R10-2734 genome:
- the ylxM gene encoding YlxM family DNA-binding protein yields the protein MSQENRLEKTNRINLLFAFYERLLTDKQQTFLKYYFHDDFSLGEIAAEFEISRQAVYEHIKRAEQVLENYEEKLGLLVKHESRTKYLEELRRLPENGMLPEQYKLRFAEIVDRLQRLE from the coding sequence ATGAGTCAGGAGAATAGGCTCGAGAAAACGAATCGTATCAATTTGCTTTTTGCCTTCTATGAACGACTGCTTACAGATAAGCAGCAAACGTTTCTTAAATATTATTTTCACGATGATTTTTCCCTGGGAGAAATCGCCGCTGAATTTGAAATCAGCCGCCAAGCCGTTTATGAACATATTAAACGGGCGGAGCAAGTATTAGAGAATTATGAAGAAAAACTTGGTTTATTAGTGAAGCATGAGAGTCGTACCAAATATTTAGAAGAACTGCGCAGACTGCCGGAGAATGGGATGCTGCCTGAGCAATATAAACTTCGGTTCGCGGAGATCGTGGATCGCTTGCAGAGGTTAGAGTAG